A part of Candidatus Brocadia sp. genomic DNA contains:
- the arsB gene encoding ACR3 family arsenite efflux transporter, with amino-acid sequence MNFKLAFFEKYLTFWVLLCIGAGIVLGKAAPDVAVKLDSLAVYEVSIPIAVCLFFMMYPIMVKIDFAEVIKAGKTPKPVFLTLFINWCIKPFTMYVIATFFLGHLFKDFLPGTEIIKDGSTVGLYRSYISGAILLGIAPCTAMVLMWGYLARGNDGLTLVMVAINSLTMLVLYAPLGGFLLKVNKMPIPWETIALSVLIYVALPLVAGYFSRRWIIKTKGLVWFQKKFLHFLTPVSITALLATLVLLFSFKGDVIITQQQAILFIAIPLFIQTCFIFAISYALARFLGLGYRDAAPTAMIGASNHFEVAIATSTMLFGLSSGASLATVVGVLIEVPVMLMLVKICLKTQNWFK; translated from the coding sequence ATAAACTTTAAATTAGCTTTTTTTGAGAAATACTTAACGTTCTGGGTTTTGCTTTGTATCGGGGCAGGCATTGTTCTGGGAAAGGCAGCGCCCGACGTTGCAGTCAAGTTAGATTCCCTTGCAGTATATGAAGTTTCTATTCCTATTGCGGTCTGTCTTTTTTTTATGATGTACCCTATCATGGTGAAGATAGACTTTGCGGAAGTTATAAAAGCAGGAAAGACTCCTAAGCCAGTTTTTTTGACTTTATTTATTAATTGGTGTATTAAACCGTTTACGATGTATGTAATCGCGACATTTTTTTTGGGGCATCTGTTTAAAGATTTTTTACCCGGCACAGAAATTATTAAAGACGGAAGCACTGTGGGGCTTTATCGTTCATATATATCAGGCGCTATACTCTTAGGAATCGCACCCTGTACAGCGATGGTTTTAATGTGGGGATATTTAGCAAGGGGCAACGACGGGCTAACCCTGGTGATGGTGGCCATAAACTCTTTGACCATGCTGGTTTTGTATGCCCCGTTGGGTGGTTTCTTATTAAAAGTAAACAAGATGCCTATTCCCTGGGAAACAATAGCGCTCTCTGTTTTAATTTACGTTGCCCTTCCCCTGGTAGCGGGGTATTTTTCCCGGAGATGGATTATTAAAACCAAGGGGTTGGTGTGGTTCCAGAAAAAATTCCTGCACTTCTTAACGCCGGTATCCATAACAGCACTTCTGGCCACACTGGTTCTTTTGTTTTCATTCAAGGGCGATGTGATTATTACTCAACAACAAGCGATTCTTTTTATAGCGATCCCCCTTTTTATTCAAACCTGTTTTATCTTTGCAATAAGTTATGCATTAGCAAGATTTCTGGGGTTAGGTTACAGGGATGCGGCGCCCACTGCGATGATCGGGGCAAGCAATCATTTTGAGGTGGCTATTGCCACCTCAACGATGCTTTTTGGCCTGTCATCAGGGGCCTCTCTGGCTACTGTTGTGGGAGTACTAATTGAGGTTCCTGTGATGCTCATGTTAGTTAAGATATGTCTCAAAACACAAAATTGGTTTAAATAA
- a CDS encoding radical SAM protein, with protein sequence MNYKPYAISWNTTYRCNLRCSHCYLDTNALTRQSASELSTQEGFRLIDQMAELNPNQLLILTGGEPLLRKDIYDLASYASRKGMMVVLGTNGNLIDDDVAKKLKESGVTGVGISLDSIVPERHDNFRGIPGAWDDTLNGIEACRRQGIEFQIQTTVTRENFHEIPDIIEFSYNLGAKVFNLFFLVCTGKGQELTDITPQQYDQALHQLYEIQKKYQGKMMVGAKCAPHYRRIVYEHDASSPLIRTYAGGCPAGTHYCRVTPEGNVTPCPYMPNISGNVREKSFGEIWKHTADFQTLRNANLHGRCGMCEFQYICKGCRARALAAAGNQMDEDAWCDYVPGKYGSKVIQLATSETFGIEENFTMPWSIDARNILKQIPSFGRGMVIKGVERFAVNKRYPEVTVDVMRAAREEMMSNRKTAFPMKSDERTQPPSPSMGKNGGEPLQNEEIPWTEEAWKRVANAPDFVRPGIYKLMQKKARQHGYKEITSKFLSEIRDESMQLASKRIRNIGFDELSMDAWDKAKEKLKNARKKEVIDNIKAFLGERINKNDGIITKFQAYLKTAGKTGKKETPVTTVWAEEAKQRLEKAPIFVRGRAKKSIEDFAIQKGVTEITCELIDQYMENIPSFVRNRFK encoded by the coding sequence ATGAATTACAAACCCTACGCCATCTCCTGGAACACGACCTATCGATGCAACCTGCGCTGCAGCCACTGTTATCTTGATACAAACGCATTAACGAGGCAATCTGCCAGCGAATTGAGCACCCAAGAGGGATTTCGGCTCATAGACCAAATGGCTGAGCTTAATCCCAATCAGTTGCTGATCCTTACCGGTGGTGAGCCTCTGTTGAGAAAGGATATTTATGACCTGGCTTCCTACGCCTCTCGAAAAGGGATGATGGTAGTCCTGGGAACAAATGGCAACCTGATTGATGACGATGTTGCTAAGAAACTCAAAGAAAGCGGTGTTACAGGGGTTGGTATCAGCCTTGACTCCATCGTACCTGAAAGACACGATAATTTCAGGGGAATTCCCGGTGCATGGGACGACACCCTGAATGGAATTGAGGCATGTCGCAGACAAGGTATCGAATTTCAAATACAAACCACGGTTACCAGGGAAAACTTCCATGAAATCCCTGATATTATTGAGTTTTCTTACAATCTGGGAGCCAAGGTCTTTAATTTGTTCTTTTTAGTGTGTACCGGGAAGGGACAAGAACTGACGGATATTACACCTCAGCAGTACGATCAGGCATTGCACCAACTGTATGAGATCCAAAAGAAATATCAGGGGAAGATGATGGTGGGCGCAAAGTGTGCACCGCACTATCGAAGGATTGTGTATGAACACGATGCATCCTCTCCGCTCATTCGAACCTATGCAGGTGGCTGCCCGGCCGGCACTCACTATTGCAGGGTTACACCCGAAGGAAATGTTACACCGTGTCCTTACATGCCGAATATTTCCGGGAATGTGAGAGAAAAAAGCTTTGGAGAAATCTGGAAACACACCGCTGATTTTCAAACCTTGCGTAATGCCAATCTCCATGGCAGATGCGGTATGTGTGAATTTCAATATATCTGCAAGGGATGCCGTGCACGGGCATTGGCGGCCGCGGGAAATCAGATGGACGAGGATGCATGGTGCGACTATGTTCCCGGAAAATATGGAAGCAAGGTCATCCAATTGGCAACATCCGAAACCTTTGGTATCGAAGAGAATTTTACCATGCCATGGAGTATTGACGCACGGAATATTCTGAAACAGATCCCTTCTTTTGGGCGAGGCATGGTTATTAAAGGTGTGGAACGTTTTGCAGTAAACAAGCGGTATCCGGAAGTAACGGTAGACGTAATGAGAGCAGCACGTGAAGAAATGATGTCGAATAGGAAGACGGCATTTCCCATGAAAAGCGACGAAAGAACGCAACCCCCTTCCCCTTCGATGGGTAAGAACGGGGGCGAGCCATTGCAAAATGAAGAAATTCCCTGGACTGAAGAGGCCTGGAAACGGGTGGCAAATGCGCCGGACTTTGTTCGACCGGGCATTTACAAGCTCATGCAAAAAAAGGCACGACAGCATGGTTATAAGGAAATTACTTCAAAATTTCTTTCGGAAATACGGGATGAATCCATGCAGCTCGCATCAAAACGCATCAGGAATATTGGATTTGATGAACTCAGTATGGATGCATGGGACAAGGCCAAAGAGAAGCTAAAGAATGCACGGAAAAAAGAGGTCATTGATAACATTAAGGCATTTCTTGGTGAACGAATAAACAAGAATGACGGTATTATTACCAAATTTCAGGCATATCTTAAGACAGCAGGGAAGACGGGAAAAAAAGAAACCCCA
- a CDS encoding ArsR family transcriptional regulator translates to MNAFKTQKFAKLLKALSSDIRLNIISYLASGEKCVCHIYEYFKLSQNLVSHHLGILRESGLIKDRKDGKWVYYSLKEENIEKVTHFLQEIVQKKKEERC, encoded by the coding sequence ATGAATGCTTTTAAAACTCAAAAATTTGCCAAATTACTAAAAGCGCTGAGCAGTGACATCCGTCTCAATATTATTTCCTATCTTGCATCCGGAGAGAAATGCGTGTGTCATATTTATGAATATTTCAAACTCTCGCAAAATCTTGTTTCTCACCACCTGGGAATTTTAAGGGAAAGCGGTCTCATTAAAGACCGGAAGGACGGTAAATGGGTCTACTATTCACTCAAAGAAGAAAATATAGAAAAAGTGACACATTTTTTACAAGAGATTGTACAGAAAAAGAAAGAAGAAAGATGTTAA
- a CDS encoding arsenate reductase ArsC: MDSRPIYLFVCVENACRSQMAEGIFNTLTDKAVARSAGTEIAKEINPVAIEVMKERGIDISQQKPKVLDKKMIVNATKFITMGCTKNYPLTPKEKTIDWNIPDPKAKNKQYFVTVRDLIERHIVELLKQDKL; this comes from the coding sequence ATGGATTCAAGGCCAATTTATTTGTTTGTATGCGTAGAGAATGCCTGCCGCAGTCAGATGGCAGAAGGTATTTTTAATACACTGACTGATAAAGCTGTTGCGCGGAGTGCAGGAACGGAGATTGCTAAAGAAATAAACCCTGTGGCAATCGAGGTTATGAAAGAAAGAGGCATTGATATTTCTCAACAAAAGCCAAAAGTGCTTGATAAAAAAATGATCGTTAATGCCACAAAATTTATCACCATGGGATGTACGAAAAACTATCCTCTTACCCCGAAAGAGAAAACCATTGATTGGAATATTCCTGATCCCAAAGCCAAGAATAAGCAATATTTCGTTACGGTCAGAGATTTAATTGAAAGACACATTGTTGAGCTACTCAAACAAGATAAACTTTAA